CAGGTAGCTACACATAGCCCTCCTGATTTCTTCCCCGCAGATGGACTAACCCTGGGGTCCCAGCACCTCGAAGCAGGGGGTTCCCTCACCCGGCATGTGACCCAAGAATTTGTGAGCCGGACACTGATGGCCAGTGGATCTCTCAACACTCACGTGGACCAGCAGTTCTTCCAGACCTGAAGCCCCCAGGGACCTGGGCCCCTCCTTGCCTTCTCTCCCTAGCTCCTTCTTCCTTTGCTGCTCCATCCACCTGCATGCTGCACACTGACCACAGGGCCAGCACCTCTAGCCAGAGAGCAGGGGTAGGTGccctctgggaagcaggaagcaggcagaggtaCCACAAGGCCTGACTGCATCctgccctgggttcaaacccactTGTAACCAAAGAACTGGAGGTAGCACAAGGACCCACCCAGCCTTTGTTTTGCACTTAATAAAAAATTTTGCTACTGCTTAGCTGGCCTGTCAATTTTTCATAGGCCAGAGGGGTGTCAACCTGCAGAAGAACAATGATTCTCACAATGCCCACCCTCTGACCCCAGAGCATGTGCCCACctccagaggcaggtggctccagAGGCTACCACCGTAAGAGGCACACGTTTATTAAGCACCCAGGCGTAGAATGAGGATGCCAGAGGCAGAGCTGCAGTATACACCTACGCCTGTGTGTCCATCCATCTCAGGAACACCTCACAAGCTCAGCACCTGGGCTCCGTCGGCAGCTTGGGAGAGGTAGAAGGAGGCTGTGCCGCTGTACTGCTCCTAGGGAGAAGTGGGGCTGAGAAACGGGCGACCCGGGCCCCCgcctctcctgccctcccaggCTCTGGCAATCACCCACCTGGATGTGATGCATGGCAAGGGAGGCAGCAGAGGCCTCCAGCAGTGTCACTGTGCAGCCACCAAAGCCACCCCCTGTCATACGACTCCCGTAGACCCCAGGCACAGAGAGTGCAGCCTCAACCAATTGGTCCAGCTCAGGGCAACTCACTTCATAATCATCCCTGCAAAGGATACAGGAACGAGAGAGAGGGATACAGACCTGGGACCCACCTATGCAAAAAAAACCCAGGGCATCCACAAGGCCTCACCTGAGTGAGTAGTGACTTTCCACCATGAGACGTCCAAAGGCCCTGTAGTCTCCACGGCTCAGAGCGGCGGCTGCCTGGGCTGTACGTCGGATCTCACCTACCACATGCCGGGCCCGCCGGAAGCCCTCCTTGCTCATCAGCTCCCTGCCCGCTGAGGAGGAACAGAGTTCAGCAGCCCCACCTCAGACTACCTCGGTGTGGGAGAGAAACCTGGTGGGCAGTGGCCAACCATTTAGTGGACAACTGCTTACTGAACCCTTCTCAGTAAAGGTGGGGACTGAGAGaatgggcttcatcccaggcctggttctcaaGGACCCCCCTCATCTCAGAGCTCTCTTTCTCACGGAAAAATGGGACAACTGCATCGATCCATCACTTGAGATCCACAGAAGACTGCAGGAGATGACATGCTGGACTCCCCACAGGGAGCCAGCATAGAGAGAGCTCAATACTCTGGGCCCATTAACTGTTAGGACTTTCGAGATGAATGGGACAAAGTGCAGGTCTTGAGATTTttctctacgtagccctggctgtcctgaactcactatgtagaccaggctggactcgaactcagagatccattagTCTTTGCCGCCCaaatgctgggagtaaaggtgtgctccaccatgcccggCCTGAAAGGGCAGACTTAAGATTTCAAGCAGGATAGGGATGTGGTTCactggcagagcacttgcctggcacatacaaggccctgggttttattCCCATCAATGCCAATCATTTCTTTCCAAGTAGCCCTGGTAAAGTTGGAACCCTAGGTTTGCAGGATTTGGGGGATATGTTTTTCAAGCAGAACATGAATGGACCTGGGGATGAGGGAATGGACAGAAGGCCATATGGACATCCCAGCAGGGAGCCCGGCTGTTTCTAGAACATGGCAAGCTGGCTCTCACCCTCAAGCTCCTCCAACCGCACCTCTCGAAGGCTCTCCTTgcccagagcctgggccactTCTTCACATTGGCGCCGCCGAATCGGATACTCGCTGGAGGCCAGGGAGTGGCGGACATTGGAGTTAGTGATAAGCACAGCCAGCTTGGGGTCAGACAACGGCACCAGGCTTGTTTCCAGGGACCTGGGGTGAATGAAGTTGGAATGAGGGAGATGTCACAGCCAAGGGTCTGCTTCCCAGACCAAACAGTGGGCACACTCCACTCAGGAGCTCCTGATTACAGGTGGGGGATACGAGGGGAGCCCCTGACCTGCAGTCAATGAGTAGCGCATGGCCTTTCTGCCCCAGCAGTGCGATGAGCTGGTCCATGATGCCACAGGGCACCCCTGCGAAGCTGTGCTCAGCCCGTTGACACACCTGGGCCCGGGCAGCTAATGCCCCCGAGTCTGCGGCACAGGGTGAGGTGGGGAAGCTGGGGTCCAGGGGAAGGTATAGGGGGTGGCCACCTTGGAACAGCAGGGCTCCAACAACAATCAAAGGgactcccaccctccctccctaaGCCCAGAGAGGGAAGAGGCTCTGACCACAGAGGCCTCTGAGAAGGAAGGTGGGGCCTAAGTGATACCTGGGCAGAGCTGCTGGAGGAAGGTGTATGTGGCCACTTCCAGAGAAGCTGAGCTGGAAAGCCCACCCCCCAGGGGCACTGAGCTGACCACCACCGCACTGAAGCCAGGGAGGGGTGCGGCTGCAGGGGAGAGAAGGGTGCTGGTAAGATGGGATGCAGGGAGTGCGGGCATAGGAAGCTCATGTGTCTCACCAACCTGCTGACCTCAAGGAGCCCACCCACCCTTCCTCTGCTACCTTCTGAGTATGCTGGGGTAATCTTCCTACGTGTCTTCCTGATTTAGGGTTCCAGAGACCAGCAAGCTGACAACTGAATTCTGGCTCCTCTAAACATATAAAGGAAACctacagcaagttccagagctACCAGGGCCTCAGATCCCTTATCTGTGCAATGGAATGCTCCATCCTGGATGAATGACAATGGATGCTCCTCCACCCTGGATGAATGGgctttgtggtggtggtggcggctcgGCATTCCCAGTAGCAGCCAGGGTCTCATACCTGGGTAATGTTGGATCACTCCTTTGACGTAATTGGCCCATTGTGGGATTCCAGGCTCCAAGGACCTCTGGGCTGTGGGCAGTGGGAACTGCAGTCGCTGGGGCTCATCTGCATTCTTGGAGGTGGTGAGGAGAGAGACAAGCCCATCTGTCCGGGGGCTGCCAACCAGGATGGTCACAAGTTCCAGAGCCTGaaggagagggtgtgtgtgtaatCTATACCATCTGACAGATTAGACCATCCAGTGCCACAGGGCCACAGCATAGCCACAAAactcatttttggtttttgtttgatatctttttatggtgttttctcattgttattatttttggttttgtttgtttgttttgttttgtttttttccgagacagggtttctctgtgtagctttgcgcctctcctggaactcactttgaagaccaggctggcctcgaactcacagagatccacctgtctctgcctcccaagtgctgggaataaaggcgtgtaccaccaccgcccggctgtttgtttttctagacagggtttctctgtgtagccctggctgtcctggaactgattctgtagaccaagctggcctcaaacctgtgcagatctgcctgcctccacctccagaggacAGGGACTAGTAAAGGTATGCCATCACTCCCAGCCCACAAACCATGAGGATACTGAGGGAAGGCTTTGCAGACGGGTGGGATATCCCATTGCAGATAGAAAACTCATGTCCTTTGAGGTTCCAGAAAGTGCCTGAGTCTCCCCAAGGTGATTAGAGCAGCCAGATTCAAAGCCCAAGATTCTGTTGTCTGGGACAGACAGGCCTTGAAGGGAATAGAATCAGCTTGAAAGGAATGGTGGCAGGCTCAACAAAGATCTTCAATACAGAGCTGGCCTCAGGGCTTAGAGCCCAGCCTCCTGGGTCTTCAGGGCGGGGGCTGGGCTGCAGCTAGAGTACAAATCTGGACTCTGCCCAGAGAACTGATCCCAGCCGTGGGCCAAAGGGGACAGATAGCTATCTTAGGCAAAACAGGGCCAGAAGCTTCCCACCTGGGGCCCGCCTCTGTAGTGCTATAACCTCAGGAGCTACATAGGGAGCAGAGACCCAGGCTGAATGTTGGAAGGAATCACTCATGTCATAGATCAAGAATCAGCGGTGTGACTTTGAGTTGGTCATTAGTGCTCTATGGGTCTATTGTTTCCTCTGTAAATTCAAAGGGCTGGGCCAGGAAGGCTACATTTACAAAGGTCTAGTTTTGCATAGTTCTAGGTCTGTGCTGTAGGCCAAAGCAAAGGCAGGGGACTAAACAACCtccttttttccttgttttgagataggatctcactctgtagaccagggtggccttgaactcatgcctcagcttcccaggtactgggattattaggcatgccccaccatgcctAATAATCTCCTATATTGCTACCTTGGTCCTCACATTTTTAAGAGATACATACTTCCAAGTTGAGGGCGATGACTAACAGCCCCCAGAGGGCGGGCTTGAGtgaggagacagacacacacccctcccAGCCTCGGCTTCCTGTCTTCACACGTGGACAACTGCACGTCCCGGGGTCTATCACGTATGCCAGACCCGTCACTCCGCCTTCCACCGGGACAGTACTCGCCTCCCCGCGCCCCCTAAGCTAGCCCTTCCCTACCGCAGGCCGGGCCCCTACACACAAGTCTTCCGATTGCAGCCCCTCACCATGGGCAACACCAGGCCCTGGTTGTAGTCCGTGTGCTCCCCGATGAGGTTGACGCGGCCCGGCGCCGACACTGCCAGCTCCGGCTCAGCTCCGAACTCCTCCATGAAGGCCCGCCGGGCCTCGGCCAGCAGCTCCTCAACCTGGGGCGGTCTCCAAGCAGCCATGACGCTCGTCTGCAGCGGGGCGCGCCGCCCCTCGGGATGCTGGGGGCGGAGCCACGTGGCGCGGACTCACATTCCTGTCCGACGCGATGCCCCGCCCCCTCAGTGGCCCCGCCCATCCCACCTGCAGAGCCGGGTTGAAGCTCCGCTCTCCAGCGCCTGCAGGCTCAGGCAGCTGACAGCCTGGGGAAGAGACCCGAGTGAAATTCTGTATCCCGGGGGTGTCCTCTCAGGACTTTGGGGGCTCCCACTCGAGGGGCAGTTAACACGAATGGAGATCTGAACTGTCCATCCCTGAACCCGGAGCCTCTTAATGCGCTCCCCATTATTACCATCATCCCCACAACACAGCCAGGGCAATGGAGCGGGCAACAGGAAGGCCTGAGCGCCCCAAAAGGATTTGCCTCTGAGGTCGTCAGAGCGAACAGTTATGTGAAGTCGTCAGCccctgatcatggtgtctcttaacaggGTGATGTGGTacaaggacagccaagcttgAAAGTGACCAGAGAAGTCACCTTTTACAGACTCTTTCTGGCTCCCAGTGATGGAGAACGGAAGGAGGGTGCCAGTGGCAGGGAGCAAGCCCAGGCCCTCCTCAAAGGCCCGAAGGCTACTGCAGAATTAGGTTATTTTGTTTGCTCTGGTCAATGCTTCCTCCATGAGAGCATTGGTCTCAAAGACAGGACCATCTGCCTAGAGCCTTCATTCTGGCCCAGATCCTTGCCTGGATGCCTGTCTAACACCTGCTTACCTTATGTGAAACCTTGTAACAGAAGGAAGGACTGAAATATAAGAAAAGCAGCCTGTCTGGGATTGCAGAGACAGCTTTGCAGAGAGCTGTGGCCTGGGATGCAGCTTGGAGTCAGCTCAGACGTTTGTTCAGATTGCACAGTTGCAATTTAGGTGCTTTATCATGCTCAAGACTCGGGATCAACCCCTAACACCATATTTTCAAAAAAGAACAGCTAGAAGAAAAGACAGGGCTAATTAGGCTTTGTAACCTTGAAGGAgggaacatagctcagtggtagtagaAAACGCACACATTCAaagagacacacaaaataaatttttttttcaaaaaaatattttccaagctaggcatggtggtacatgtatAATCTTAGTACACGGGAGACTCAGGCAAAAGGATCTCCAATTTgaagccagtttgggctacatagcaagagcctgtctACATAACTAACAAGTAAATAGGTTGTGCTATCAAAAGACATGTAAATTAAGAAAGCAGGATGTTGTGccaggcacctttaatcccagcactcaggaggcagagccaggcggatctctgtgagttcgagctacatagtgagttcaggagaggctccaaagctacagagagaaaccctgtctcaaaacaaaacaagaggatGTAATGGCAcgggtctgtaattccagcactcaggacccTCTGCGGCAGGGTCATGGCAAAtccaaggccaatctggtctacacatggctacacagcaagactctgtatcaagtggggagtggggagaactGCCAGTAGTAGTGAGTAAATACATGTAATCCTAGCTCCTAAGAGACCAGGCAAGAAGATATGGAATTctcaccaggtgtggtggtacttgtctttaatccccaggactcaggactcagggataggcagatctctgtgaaggCATGATGTtctggagttcaagatcatcctgatatacatagtgaattccaggctagctaaTACTCCTTAAGACTCTGTCTCCAGgcgggagttcaagaccagcctggtctacagagctagatccaggacaggcaccaaaactacacagagaagctctgtctcaaaaagccaaaagaggggttggggatttagctcagtaaggccctgggttcagtcctcagctccggcaaaaaaaaaaaaaaaaaaaaaaaaaaaaagcttcagagataataataaaattaacataaataagacaaaacaaaaactagcacatCGGAATAggacaagaccctgtctcaagaacaaacaCTCAaaagacaataacaacaacaacaaaaaatcaattGCTGATTTGACAGCCAGCTTTTTGAGTAAACTTCAATATAGCAATTTTTTGCATaaccaaaaccacaacaaaacaaactggaGCTGGCTGAAATGAAAGTCAGGAGCCACGTCTGCCTACAAAGCCCCGTACTGTCCTGACAGAGCAGCCCCTTTTCTGTGCACGGTCTCTGCCTAGCTCAGCTGGAAATCTAACAGTCTGAATATTTGTCCAGTTGAACTTGGGTAAAATTCAACCACTCAGAACCTCAGTTGCTCATTTCTACAACAGGGCTGGTGTTTTCTCTTTTGGGTTCCCATGCACCTGATGCTTGGAAGCACAGAATAAGTGCTTGCTCTTGTTATCAGACTTCCAGTAATTCAACGGGCACTATTGGACCCGCCTTTGTGCAACTGGGCAGAAGATAAAGAGCCTCAGGCTCCTACCTTCTGGTTGGGAGGCACAACCTCAAATCTGACCTCTAACTGAGATAAATGCTATGCTTATGTAgggctcttttatttatttttaaatttattatgtatacagtgttctgtctgcctgtttgcctgcataccagaagagggcaccacatctcattacggatggttgtgagccaccaagtggctgccaagaattgaactcaggacccctggaagagcagccagggctcttaatctctgatgagccatctctccagcctcactctttctttctctctttcttttcttttttcttttttcttttctttttttttttttttttggttgttgttttttgtttttttgagacagggtttctttgtgtagccctggctgtccaggtactcaccaggttggccctgaactcacaggcatacgcctgtctctgcctcccaagtgcagggattaaaggcatgcaccaccactgcctgactgctcttttttatttatttatttttattttttattttttcccccgagacagggttcttctgtgtagttttggtgcctctttcttggatctcgttctgtagaccaggctggcctcgaactcacagagatccgcctggctctgcctcccaagtgctgggattaaaggcgtgccccaccactgcctagagctcttttattcttttaagcaAGATTACAATGTGTAAATGAGGCTATCcttaaactttgttttgttttgttttggttttggtttttgagacagggtttctctgtgtaactgccctggcaaGTAAGTCCTAGtaaatcctggaactcactctgtagcccaggctggccgtgaactcagagatctgcctgcctctgcctcccgagtgctgggattaaaggcgtgtgccatcattgcccagcttgaactctttttaaaaatttatttaacagGGCTAtagtagtgagaccctgtctcaaaaaaattttttttaagtcaggtgACATGGCAGGCAGcttgaattccagcactcaggaggtaggggaaggtggatctttgtgtcATCCAGGCCAGTTTAAGAAAAAGTTTACTTCATCCTGGCAAActtgaaattcactatgtagactagactggccttgaactcacatatatccaccagcttctgtctccctagtgctgggattaaacaccatgcctgttcttagttttattttgtctttttgatgttgtttggttggttttgggttttgaagacagggtttctctgtgtagagttggctgtcctggaacaccagctctgtagatcagcctggcttccaaatcagagatccacctgcctctgcctctgagtgctagggttaacgGCATGCAATACCCCTACCTGGTTTCACTTTGCTCTTGCATGTAAAGATGTAATGTCTTAGCTTCCTATTGGCTGCATGCCTCCCCTGCCATTATGGAATCTCTCTCCCTGGACTTGTAAGCCAAAATCAACTATTCCAGGAGTTGTCATTttgtttatcacaacagaaaggaaaggactgTGCTGACTGGAGTAGAGCTttctgagaaagagaggaaaaatcaTGACCCCTTGTGGTCCCACACGCATGCTTTTACTGCATCCTTTCTTCGTGTTGAAACTGATCACCAGCACTGGACATGGGTGATACAatcttgtaatcctagcactgagaacgctgaggcaggaagatcactgaaTTCTGCACTAAATAAAAAGGCTCTGGTGAGTTGatagaggcagaggtaggcagatctctgagttcaaggccagcctggtctacagagggaattccaggacagccagagctacagagaaacccggtttaaaaaaaaaaaaaaaaaaaaagaaatcaagacatACCTGGCctggcatacctttaatcccagtaatacCAGGCAGTTTATGGCTAGcgtgggctacataatgagtttccaGGCTAAACAAGTCTACTCTGCTCCCTTTTTACACTTGTCCTGTTACAGGAACTCTGTTCAGAAGGAAGTCTGCTTTGACCTTGGActctccctcccatttccttGCCAGATGTCACAGTACTGGAGAAAGACAGCACTCAGTGTGGACATTGCATCCCCAaggcctgtctgtctctgccctaCTGGCCAAGAAACTTCTCTCAGCATGCCAGCTGCTAGGGACAGGTACTCCAAAGACGCCTCTTCTCTGTTACAGACATGTCTGCCTCCCAAGACAAAGTGAAACACTCATCTCTTGGGCTTTttgttaagatttttaaaaattatttttaaatcatgtataGGTGTGGGTAACTATTtctgggtatgtgcatgtgagtgcaagagCCCAAAGAGGccaaaggtgttggatcctctggagctggagttataggtcaTTGTCAACAGCCTGGTGTGGCTGCTGGaaatggagccatctctccagcccctcaggtcTTTCTTGATAGACTCAAATATTTtttcaggggttggagagatgactcaatggttaagaacactggctgttcttccagaggacctgggttcaattcccagcacccccatggcagcttacaactgtctgtaactccagttccaggggatctcacacctttataccaatgcacataaaataaagttacataaattacaaaaaaaccattaaaataaaaagatattttttcatCAGGAAGTGCTGTATGGTGAGTCTAGCTCTGGCCTCCTCGTTGCAGGCTCAGCCTGGCCTCTGCATGTAGGACTTGGGTCTTTGTCTCCCGAATGCACGTCTCTGATGATGTTGCTCTGTTGAGAGCCCATCATCTCACATGGGACTCTTGTTCTTATAGttcctgataattttttttttttggggggggtgcatgtttcaagataaggtttctttgtgtagccctggctgttctagaattctatctgtagaccagactggcctcgaactcacagagatccgcctgcctctgcctctcaagtgctgggattaaaggtgtgcaccacaccgcCCGGCTTCCTGGTAAGTTTTCTTTGCTCTTATGTGATAATGTAACAAAAGCTTCTATAGCATGGTGATACAAATTCAAGTCGGCACAGACTGAAAGGCTGGTAGCCAGCAAGATGGTACCTACAGTGTAGAGCTAGTTTGTGTTCTAACTACTACTTGGTTATTGTACCAGACTTCTCTGATTAAATGTTTTCACAGTTGGCCCCTGGACTTACCATGCCCAACTTTGCGCAGGATGTTTATTAAATCCTTGCAAGTCTTTTGgacagaaaatttattttacagatggagaTAGACAAATCAGATAGAAAGGGGCTTTGAACTTGAGTCATGAGCCCCAgcctattcattctctctgccacCCCTGTCCTCATGAGGACTGCAGGTTGCTGCAGCCTTTGGTTCAACAAAAGGACCAAGA
Above is a window of Onychomys torridus chromosome 8, mOncTor1.1, whole genome shotgun sequence DNA encoding:
- the Galk1 gene encoding galactokinase; protein product: MAAWRPPQVEELLAEARRAFMEEFGAEPELAVSAPGRVNLIGEHTDYNQGLVLPMALELVTILVGSPRTDGLVSLLTTSKNADEPQRLQFPLPTAQRSLEPGIPQWANYVKGVIQHYPAAPLPGFSAVVVSSVPLGGGLSSSASLEVATYTFLQQLCPDSGALAARAQVCQRAEHSFAGVPCGIMDQLIALLGQKGHALLIDCRSLETSLVPLSDPKLAVLITNSNVRHSLASSEYPIRRRQCEEVAQALGKESLREVRLEELEAGRELMSKEGFRRARHVVGEIRRTAQAAAALSRGDYRAFGRLMVESHYSLRDDYEVSCPELDQLVEAALSVPGVYGSRMTGGGFGGCTVTLLEASAASLAMHHIQEQYSGTASFYLSQAADGAQVLSL